One window of the Devosia sp. 2618 genome contains the following:
- a CDS encoding helix-turn-helix transcriptional regulator encodes MTPLGAKIRQLREERGISLKDMAAALNVSSAYLSALEHGKRGKPTGFLLHRMITFFNVIWDEAEELQRLAEMSDPKVTIDTGGLVPEATELTNRLAVDIGKLDAEDLRFLRDELVRRSGKRR; translated from the coding sequence ATGACACCCTTGGGCGCCAAAATTCGCCAGTTGCGCGAGGAACGGGGCATTTCCCTCAAGGACATGGCCGCAGCGCTCAATGTGTCGAGCGCTTACTTGTCCGCGCTCGAACACGGAAAACGCGGCAAACCGACGGGGTTTCTGCTGCATCGCATGATCACGTTCTTTAACGTCATCTGGGACGAAGCCGAAGAACTGCAGCGCCTGGCCGAAATGAGCGACCCCAAGGTGACGATCGACACCGGCGGTCTGGTGCCCGAGGCGACCGAACTGACCAACCGGCTGGCGGTCGATATCGGCAAGCTCGATGCCGAGGATTTGCGGTTCTTGCGCGATGAACTGGTGCGACGGTCGGGCAAGCGGCGGTAG
- a CDS encoding Smr/MutS family protein produces the protein MSKRDPRRLPHDFHLWTAVASTVDPLRRKGLLKMGGVPLPLPAEDPAPVAVSKSPPPKRKPPRPSFLPPYQAPLPSATLPEKAVDPAIRKKVGRGRIEIDGRIDLHGMTQTEARGALHHFIHSRYSRGDRTVLVITGKGIKTDNDYVAAMTERGVLRTMLPIWLNEPSLSMLVSGWSVAARGHGGEGAWYVRLRRA, from the coding sequence ATGTCCAAGCGTGATCCCAGACGCCTTCCGCACGACTTCCATCTTTGGACGGCCGTCGCCTCGACGGTCGATCCCCTCCGCCGCAAGGGCCTCCTGAAAATGGGGGGTGTCCCCCTGCCCCTGCCGGCCGAGGACCCCGCGCCCGTGGCGGTGAGCAAATCTCCACCGCCCAAGCGCAAACCACCGCGCCCGTCTTTCCTGCCGCCCTATCAGGCGCCCCTGCCCTCGGCCACTCTGCCCGAAAAGGCGGTCGATCCCGCGATTCGCAAAAAGGTCGGTCGTGGTCGCATCGAGATCGATGGCCGCATCGATTTGCACGGCATGACCCAGACCGAAGCGCGCGGCGCCCTGCATCACTTCATCCATTCTCGCTATAGTCGGGGCGACCGCACCGTGCTGGTCATCACCGGCAAGGGAATCAAGACCGACAACGATTATGTGGCGGCCATGACCGAGCGCGGCGTGCTGCGCACCATGCTGCCGATCTGGCTCAATGAGCCATCGCTGTCCATGCTGGTGTCTGGCTGGAGCGTTGCGGCGCGTGGCCATGGTGGCGAGGGGGCGTGGTACGTGCGCCTGCGCCGCGCATGA
- a CDS encoding Tim44/TimA family putative adaptor protein — protein MDEFFDLPTLIVIAVAVFVLFRLRSVLGTRTGTERPPVDRSKPANDTTTVADDTVVPMRPRGTAAPDLDEERRSRKTEAEIEQFAKGNAELAAGFKSVVEADPTFTPKSFLDGAKQAYEMIVTAYAAGDRTTLKNLLEKDVFDGFQRAIADREAAGQTVDFTFVGLPKVEYSDAEYDKKNVLVTVRFHAEVVSATRDKDGNLVEGNADQVQTVADEWTFARNPKSRDPNWKVVTTSQLD, from the coding sequence ATGGATGAATTCTTCGATCTGCCCACCCTCATCGTGATTGCTGTGGCAGTCTTCGTGCTGTTCCGTCTTCGCTCGGTGCTCGGCACCCGCACCGGTACGGAACGTCCGCCAGTGGACCGCAGCAAGCCTGCCAACGATACGACAACGGTTGCCGATGATACGGTCGTGCCGATGCGCCCGCGTGGCACCGCCGCGCCTGATCTCGATGAAGAGCGCCGCAGCCGCAAGACCGAGGCCGAGATCGAACAGTTTGCCAAGGGCAATGCCGAACTGGCAGCCGGTTTCAAGTCAGTGGTCGAGGCCGACCCGACCTTTACGCCAAAGTCCTTCCTAGATGGCGCCAAGCAGGCTTACGAGATGATCGTGACGGCCTATGCCGCCGGCGATCGGACGACGCTCAAGAACCTGCTCGAAAAAGACGTGTTCGACGGCTTCCAGCGCGCCATTGCCGATCGTGAAGCCGCCGGCCAGACGGTCGATTTCACCTTTGTCGGCCTGCCAAAGGTCGAATATTCCGACGCCGAATACGACAAGAAGAACGTGCTCGTCACCGTCCGCTTCCATGCCGAAGTGGTTTCGGCCACCCGCGACAAGGACGGAAATCTCGTCGAAGGCAATGCCGACCAGGTGCAGACCGTTGCCGACGAATGGACTTTTGCCCGCAATCCCAAGTCGCGCGATCCGAACTGGAAGGTTGTCACGACCAGCCAGCTCGACTGA
- a CDS encoding FxsA family protein, with amino-acid sequence MARFFAVGLLVLTITEIALFIKVGQWIGVFPTLALIILAAIAGMMLLRLQGLAVLSQLRNNMSSGRMPGRTIADTMMIGLAGMLLIIPGFLSDAVALALLLPPVRNWIYGGLARRVKVVETATYRNTTRGDDPRLNDGTIDLDEDDYRPR; translated from the coding sequence ATGGCACGATTTTTCGCTGTTGGCCTGCTTGTTCTGACAATTACCGAGATCGCGCTCTTTATAAAAGTGGGTCAGTGGATCGGTGTATTTCCCACGCTGGCGCTGATTATTCTGGCGGCAATCGCCGGAATGATGCTGCTGCGCCTGCAGGGTTTGGCCGTGCTCAGCCAGTTGCGCAACAATATGAGCAGCGGCCGCATGCCCGGGCGCACCATTGCCGACACGATGATGATCGGGCTGGCCGGCATGCTGCTGATCATTCCCGGATTCTTGAGCGATGCGGTGGCGCTGGCCCTGTTGCTGCCGCCGGTGCGCAACTGGATTTATGGCGGGCTGGCCCGTCGGGTGAAGGTTGTGGAAACCGCGACCTATCGCAACACGACGCGCGGCGATGATCCGCGGCTCAATGATGGCACGATCGACCTCGACGAGGACGACTACCGCCCGCGCTAA
- the secB gene encoding protein-export chaperone SecB, with protein MADETQGGAAPQAANPPSMNLVGQYVRDLSFENPGAPASIMAGGGNPAFNVSISVGVKKQADDLYAVELTLNAKANREDAVLFNVELVYGGVFRLKNIPEAQLSQLLMIECPRLIFPFARQVLASVTQQGGFPPLMMEPVDFSAIYRQNLAALAAKGQPAPAADPEKLN; from the coding sequence ATGGCTGATGAAACTCAGGGCGGCGCTGCCCCCCAGGCTGCAAACCCACCCTCGATGAACCTCGTGGGCCAGTATGTCCGCGATCTGAGCTTTGAGAATCCGGGCGCACCGGCTTCCATCATGGCTGGCGGCGGCAATCCTGCGTTCAACGTCTCGATCTCGGTCGGCGTCAAGAAGCAGGCCGACGACCTTTATGCGGTCGAGCTGACCCTCAATGCCAAGGCTAATCGCGAAGACGCCGTGCTGTTCAATGTCGAGCTGGTTTATGGCGGCGTGTTCCGTCTCAAGAACATTCCAGAAGCCCAGCTCAGCCAGCTGCTAATGATCGAATGCCCGCGCCTGATTTTCCCATTCGCGCGTCAGGTTCTCGCCAGCGTCACCCAGCAGGGCGGCTTCCCGCCACTGATGATGGAGCCGGTGGATTTCTCGGCCATCTATCGCCAGAATCTGGCAGCGCTCGCCGCCAAGGGCCAGCCAGCACCAGCAGCCGATCCAGAGAAGCTGAACTGA
- the dnaQ gene encoding DNA polymerase III subunit epsilon, whose product MNREIVLDTETTGLSPSQGDRLVEIGCVELINHIPSGRNYHVYINPQRSMPEEAFRVHGLSEEFLSDKPLFGAVANEFREFIGDATLVIHNAPFDMGFLNAELEKAGQSRLSNSVIDTVMVAREKHPGARVSLDALCKHYGIDNSRRTLHGALLDSEILAEVYLELIGGKQVSLALISETRVSGADAIAARIQVALRPSPLPSRVTAEELAAHEALVATLGNESVWAQYAETDSVAAQ is encoded by the coding sequence TTGAACCGTGAGATCGTCCTCGATACCGAAACCACCGGCCTCTCCCCGTCCCAGGGTGACCGACTGGTCGAAATCGGCTGCGTCGAGCTGATCAATCACATTCCGTCGGGCCGCAACTATCACGTCTATATCAACCCGCAGCGCTCGATGCCCGAGGAAGCGTTCCGCGTGCACGGGCTGAGCGAAGAATTCCTGTCCGACAAGCCGCTGTTTGGTGCCGTCGCCAATGAATTCCGCGAGTTTATCGGCGATGCGACGCTGGTCATCCACAACGCGCCATTCGATATGGGCTTTCTCAATGCCGAGCTCGAAAAGGCCGGCCAGTCACGGCTGAGCAATAGTGTGATCGATACGGTCATGGTGGCGCGCGAAAAACACCCCGGCGCCCGCGTCAGCCTCGATGCGCTCTGCAAGCACTATGGCATCGACAATTCCCGCCGCACGCTGCACGGCGCGCTGCTCGATAGCGAGATCCTGGCCGAAGTTTATCTCGAGCTGATCGGCGGCAAGCAGGTGAGCCTGGCGCTAATCTCCGAAACCCGCGTTTCCGGCGCCGACGCCATTGCCGCCCGCATCCAGGTCGCGCTCCGCCCCAGCCCATTGCCCTCACGCGTCACCGCCGAGGAACTCGCTGCGCACGAAGCGCTGGTCGCGACGCTGGGCAATGAATCGGTCTGGGCGCAGTATGCCGAAACGGACAGCGTCGCTGCGCAATAA
- the coaE gene encoding dephospho-CoA kinase (Dephospho-CoA kinase (CoaE) performs the final step in coenzyme A biosynthesis.): MWRIGVTGSIATGKSTVLKAFSDLGVPVYSADQAVADLYSTDAAAPVEALFPGVTRNGVIDRGLLSEKLAADPSGFKRLEAVVHPLVRAQIARFLDDAEASGQPLAVVEVPLLFESGYDYGFDAIAVTWVDEAIQRQRALARPAMSGDKLDTILARQMPQADKKTRATYLFDTGMPVEKTIAMVAALVASIKARGPKS, encoded by the coding sequence ATGTGGCGGATTGGCGTCACCGGCTCCATCGCCACCGGCAAATCTACGGTCCTCAAGGCTTTTTCGGACCTTGGCGTCCCGGTCTATTCCGCCGATCAGGCCGTCGCCGATCTCTATTCCACCGATGCCGCGGCGCCGGTCGAAGCGCTGTTTCCCGGCGTCACCCGCAATGGCGTTATCGACCGCGGCCTGCTGTCTGAAAAACTTGCGGCTGATCCATCCGGCTTTAAGCGCCTCGAAGCGGTGGTACATCCGCTGGTTCGCGCCCAGATCGCCAGATTTCTTGATGATGCCGAAGCCAGTGGTCAGCCTTTGGCGGTCGTCGAAGTGCCGCTGCTGTTTGAAAGCGGCTACGACTATGGGTTTGACGCCATTGCCGTGACCTGGGTCGACGAGGCCATCCAGCGCCAGCGCGCCCTCGCCCGGCCCGCAATGAGCGGGGATAAGCTCGACACCATCCTTGCCCGCCAGATGCCGCAGGCCGACAAGAAGACTAGGGCCACCTATCTGTTCGATACGGGCATGCCCGTCGAGAAAACCATCGCGATGGTCGCAGCGCTCGTCGCCAGCATCAAAGCCAGAGGGCCAAAAAGTTGA
- a CDS encoding shikimate dehydrogenase, with product MTTKAFVIGHPINHSRSPLIHGQWLAEHQIDGSYEAIDVAPGELPAFFERLRSGEFAGGNVTIPHKEAVFALCDSVDPLAKTIGAVNTLVLRDGKIAGSNTDYLGFLGNLDAAAAGWSDNAGDAIVIGAGGAARAILVALRARKFGKVHVLNRTLANAKTLVDSIEGPFEAHDFAAFDTLAPQASLVVNTSAIGMHGSRFDWLDFNRLPATALVTDIVYTPLLTPLLADAEAHGLKTVDGLGMLLHQAVPGFEAWFGTRPTVTPELRARIEATLGH from the coding sequence GTGACCACCAAAGCCTTTGTGATCGGACATCCGATCAACCACTCCCGCTCGCCTTTGATCCATGGCCAATGGTTGGCCGAACACCAGATCGACGGCAGCTACGAAGCCATCGACGTCGCCCCGGGTGAGCTACCGGCGTTTTTCGAGCGGTTGCGCAGCGGCGAGTTCGCCGGCGGCAATGTCACCATTCCGCACAAGGAAGCGGTGTTTGCGCTCTGCGACAGCGTCGATCCGCTGGCGAAAACGATTGGTGCGGTCAATACGCTGGTCTTACGCGACGGCAAGATAGCGGGCAGCAATACTGACTATCTCGGTTTTCTGGGCAATCTCGATGCAGCAGCGGCCGGCTGGTCCGACAATGCCGGCGATGCCATCGTCATCGGCGCCGGCGGTGCGGCGCGGGCCATCCTCGTCGCGCTGCGGGCGCGCAAGTTTGGCAAAGTGCATGTCCTCAATCGCACACTGGCCAATGCCAAGACGCTGGTCGATAGCATTGAGGGGCCGTTCGAGGCGCATGACTTTGCAGCTTTCGATACGCTCGCGCCGCAGGCCAGCCTCGTGGTCAATACCAGCGCCATCGGCATGCATGGCTCACGCTTTGACTGGCTCGATTTCAATCGCCTTCCTGCCACGGCGCTGGTGACCGATATCGTTTATACCCCTCTTCTGACGCCATTGCTGGCTGACGCCGAGGCCCATGGCCTTAAAACCGTCGACGGTCTGGGCATGTTGCTGCATCAGGCGGTGCCCGGATTTGAAGCCTGGTTTGGCACGCGGCCAACCGTGACGCCCGAACTGCGGGCGCGCATCGAAGCGACACTGGGGCATTGA
- a CDS encoding Maf family protein, with translation MIIMLILASQSNTRKALLEQAGLVFSVTPAAIDERALETAAIEAGGDGRDVALLLAQKKAAAVAAANPGAIVIGADQTLSLGAELLHKPVDRAAAAQQLDYLRGKTHRLHAAVALVRDDILLWSDIQTAELTMREFSEAERDDVLNREGDAILDSVGGYRLEGPSIRLFETVSGDYFSILGLPLLALLAALSTVAPETLT, from the coding sequence GCCAGCCAGAGTAACACCCGCAAAGCCCTGCTAGAGCAGGCCGGACTGGTGTTTTCCGTCACCCCTGCAGCCATCGATGAGAGGGCCCTCGAAACGGCCGCAATCGAGGCCGGCGGCGATGGTCGCGACGTCGCATTATTGCTCGCCCAAAAGAAGGCTGCGGCGGTCGCTGCGGCCAATCCCGGCGCCATTGTGATCGGCGCCGACCAGACGCTGAGTCTGGGCGCCGAACTTTTGCACAAGCCGGTCGACCGGGCAGCCGCTGCCCAGCAGCTCGACTATCTGCGCGGCAAGACCCACCGCCTGCACGCTGCCGTCGCTTTGGTGCGCGACGACATCTTGCTGTGGTCCGATATCCAGACGGCGGAACTCACCATGCGCGAGTTTTCCGAGGCCGAGCGCGACGATGTACTCAACCGCGAAGGCGATGCGATCCTTGATTCCGTGGGCGGTTATCGCCTTGAAGGGCCGTCGATCCGGCTGTTTGAAACCGTGAGCGGCGACTACTTTTCCATTCTGGGCCTGCCGCTGCTGGCTTTGCTCGCCGCCCTGAGCACTGTCGCGCCCGAGACCCTGACGTGA